DNA from Krasilnikovia cinnamomea:
GAGGCGCTCGTTCGCCGCGGACGTCTGCCGGTCGAGTTCGTCGAGGCCGCGGTTCACTTCGGCGACGGCCTGCGCGGGTACGCCGGGCAGCCTGCCGCGGACGGTGGGGCAGTGCACCTGAGGGTTCGCCACCGGGATGGCCGCCACGCTCGCGGCATGCCAGGCGCCCGGCATGGCGGCGTGCATGCCGTCGTAACTGACGTCGCAGTCGGCCAGCGAGACCAGGCCGTCGGCCCGGCTGCCGATGCTCGCGCTGATGCCGTTGATCAATGCCGCCCGGCGCGAGCGCAGCCAGCCGAGAACCTGATTGTTGAGGTCCGCGTCGATACGGCCGCGGCTGGCAGCCATCCGCTGGCCGGCGACGGCTTCCAGCTTGTTCAGGTCCGCGAGGCGGCGCTCAACACTGGTGCGGACGCCGGCGGGCACGGCGGGCAGCCGGTCGCGGACGCGGGGGCAGGCCACCTCCGGCTGGGTCCGGGTGAGCGCCTGCCGCACCTGGTCGTCGCTGCGGACGTTCCTGTCGATGCGGACCACCGGCCAGAAATACGACGACCGGTCGCCGTTGCGACAGGTGGTACCCGACGCGGCCAGGTCGGGGTCGGACGAGGTCGCGGTGATGGCCAGATTGCCGACGAAGTCGTGCACGTGCTCCGCGCCGTTCTTGATGCCGGGCTGTGCCACCGGGTTGTCCGGGCTGAACTTGCCGCCGCGATTGGTCCCGCAGTCGACAGTGAACCGCCCGGTCGACGCGCCACCGGATGGCCTCGGGGTGCGCACGTTCGGCGCGACGTCCTGGATCGGCACGAACTCATCGAGGGTGGTGGCGGCGTCCGCGGTGCCCTTGCCGCCGCTGGACACGAAGGTGACGGTCAGCCCCGCCGTGGCCGCCAGCACCGCCGCCGCCACAGCCAGCCTGGCCGGCCGGGACTCCACCAGCAACGGTCGCATCGCCCTGCGTCTCATGGGAATCTCCTTCATGGATTGTCAGAGACCGGCCTCGGTCGTGTGCCGGCGCCACGGGGTACGGGCCGCTATGCGCCGAACGGTCGATGACAGCCGGGTACGTCACCGTTCGGTAAGAAGTCGCGTCGCAGCCACGCGCGGCTTACCAGGTTGTGAGCAGCAGGTGATTGACGGTCAGGGCCACGGCCGCCTGCACGGCCAGCCACATCCGGCGGTCGCCGGGCGGGATCAGGGCGGCCCCGGCCATCAGCCATCCGGCGAACGGCAGCCAGATGCGTTCGACTTCGGCCTTGCTGTAGCCGGACACGTCGGCGGCGACGATGGCCGCCGCGACGGCAAGCGGCAGCAGCCAGCGACCAGATGCACCAGCGCCGGGCCGCCGCAGGTTCGCCACCACCGCGTGCCCGGCCCCGCTGATCCCGGCCCGGAGCCCGCCCGCCTGCCATCCGGTGCAGGCCGCACGGCGCACAATGACCGCGGCGGCCGGGCCGGCGGACACGGCCAGCACCGCGAGATCGGCCCACACCCAGTAGCCGTACGGGCGCCGGCTCGCAAGGCCCTGGTAATAGCGCTCGATGACGAGGTGGTAGCCGGTCAGCCAGTGGAACCCGGCGGCGGTGAACCCGGCCGCGACCAGCGCCGCACCGGCACCGGCCCACCACGCGGTGCGCCGGTGCGGGCCGGACAGGATCAGCACCGCCACGACGATCGGGGCCATCAGGACCAGGCCGTAGGACAGGTAGCAGCCGAACGCCAGCAGGACGCCGCCGGCGAACGCGGCGCCCGCGACCCTGCGGGTGACCCCGTGGGCCAGCAGCGCGACACCCACGGCGGTCACCCCGGCGAACATGCCGTCGGCGGACACGCCAGACCAGACCGCCCCGGGGAACACCACCACGAACGGCACGACGGCGCGCGCCGCGTCGTCGGTGCCGAGCAGCCGCACCGTGTACGGCACGGCGACCGCGACCAATGCCGCCGCCAGGATGCAGAGCGCACCGGCCGGCGCGCCACCACCCAGCCCGGCCCGGTCGAGCCAGACGAACGCCAGAAGCGCCCCGGGCGGGTGACCGGCCACGTGAGTGGTCCACGAGTCCGGCTGGAAGTCGAGGATCCGCGCGGTGAACCCGCGCAGCATGGCGGGAATGCCGCTGACGCCGCCGACCTCGTGCAGGTACTCGTACCGTGTGGTCAGCCGTCCGGCGATGCCACGCTGCCAGCCGTCGACGAGGGCCAGCGACGCCGTCCAGGCCGCGGCGGTGGCGTAGGCGAGGACCAGCAGGCGCCGCCACGGCAGTGCGGCGGCCAGCGCGGGCCCCCACCGGCAGACCAGTACGGCGAGCACCACCGCCAGCGGGGTGCCGGGGCCGGCATGCGGCAGCCACGCCGCGAACAGCGGCGCCGCGCTGGCATGCACCGGATGACCCAGCAGGTACAGCACCGCCCCCACGGCGGCGGCCGAGGCGAACAGGCTCAGGGCGGCGCCCGCAGCGATCAGATCGGCCCGCGCCGGCCGGTGTCGTGTCCGGACCGGCGCGGTCATCCGCGCAGGGTGGCGTGGGCGAACTCCGCGATGCCGTCGGCGGGGCCGACCCGCGCCCGGAAACCGAGGACGGCCTCGGCGCGCGCCGGCGACGCGACGACATGCCGTACGTCACCCAGCCGGAACTCGCCCGTGACCACCGGCGCCGGGCCACCGGCGGCCCGCGCCAGCCCGGCGGCCACCTCGCCGATCGTGGCCGGCTGCCCGGAGGCGATGTTGTACGCGTGCCAGCCGCCGCGCGCACCGGTTGCCGTCACGGCCGCCAGGTTGGCCGCCGCCACGTCGAGGACGTGCACGAAATCGCGGCGCTGGCCGCCGTCCTCGAACACGCGTGGTGCCCGCCCGGCCGCCAGCGCGGACCGGAAGATCGCGGCGACGCCGCTGTACGGGGTGTCGCGGGGCATCCCCGGCCCGTACACGTTGTGGTAGCGCAGCGCCACCACGGCGCCGCCGGTCTGCCGGGACCACGCCGCGGTGAGGTGTTCCTGGGCGACCTTGGTGGCGGCGTACACACTGCGCGGTTCCAGGGGTGCGTCCTCGTCGACCAGCCCCGGTTCCAGGGCGGATCCGCAGCGGGGGCAGCCGGGCTCGAATCGGCCGGTGTCCAGGTCCGCGATGGTGCGTGGGGCGGGGCGTACCGGGCCGTGGCGGGGGCACTCGTACGCGCCTTCGCCGTAGACGACCATGGAGCTGGCGAGCACGAGCCGGTGGATGCCCGCGCGGGCCATCTCGGCCAGCAACACGGCGGTGCCGAGATCGTTGCAGCCGACGTACTCGGGCAGATCGCCGAGGTCGACGCCGAGCCCGACCATGGCCGCCTGGTGCACCACCACGTCGATGCCGGCCAGGAGTTCGGCGACCGCGGCGCGGTCCCGCAGGTCGGCCCGGTGCAGCGGGGCCCCGGCCACGGTGTCGGGCAGCGGCGTGCGGTGGGCGCCGGGATGGCCGCAGTCCACGATGGACACCTGATGGCCGGCGTCGCGCAGGGCGGCGGCGACGTGGGTTCCGATGAAACCGGCTCCGCCGGTCACGAGTATGCGGGTCACCCGGTGACGGTAGGCCCGGATCGCGGCCGGGGACCGCGGTTGCGGCCAGCCGTCAGGGGTTCGTAAGAACCGTCGGCCACGTCACCGTTCCGTAAGACCTTGTCATCGCCGCGTAAGCCCTTCCCGGCCCGACCGCGGTTAGCGTCCGGCGTCATGACCGATGTTGTGCTTCCCTGCCGGAACGAGGCTGCGGCCCTGCCGGATCTCCTGGCCCGGATGCCCGCCGGGTACCGGCCGATCGTGGTCGACAACGGCTCCACCGACGGCTCGGCCGCGGTGGCCCGGGCGCACGGCGCCGAGGTGATCAGCGTGGCCCAGCCCGGGTACGGCGCCGCCGTCCACGCCGGTGTCCTGACGGCGGACCCCGCCGACGGGGTGGTGTGCGTGATGGACGCGGACGGCAGCTTCGACCCGGCGCAGCTGCCCCGGGTCGCCGACCTCGTGCGTACCGGGGTGGCGCGGCTGGGGGTGGGGCGCCGCCGCCCAGCCGCCCGCGCGGTGTGGCCGTTGCACGCCCGGGCCGCCAACGCCGCCCTCGCCTGGCGGCTGCGCCGCACGAGCGGGCTGCCCGTGCACGACATCGGGCCGGTCCGGGCCGTGCGCCGCGATGACCTGCTGGCGCTGCGGCTGCGCGACCGCCGTTTCGGCTACCCGCTGGAACTGCTGATCGCGGCCGGCCGGGCCGGCTGGCCGGTGGTGGAGGTCGACGTCGACTACCACCCGCGCGCGGCAGGCACCCGCTCGAAGGTCACCGGCACCCTGCGCGGCACGCTCCGCGCGGTCCGCGACATGAGCGCGGTGCTGGCCCGATGAACACGTACGCCCCGCGCCGGCCGCAGATCCTGGTGCTGGCGAAGGCGCCGGTGCCGGGACGGGTCAAGACCCGGTTGTGTCCACCCTGCACCCCCGCTCAGGCCGCCGGGATCGCCGCCGCCGCCCTGAGCGACACACTCGGCGCGGTCACCGCGTCCGGAGCCGGCGCCCGGGTCCTCGTCGTCGACGGCCGGTACCCGGCCCCGCCCGGCTGGACGACGCTCGCCCAGCGGGGCGGTCCGCTCGGCGACCGCCTCGCCAACGGGTTCGCGGACACCCGGGCGCTGGACGCCCCGGCCGTCCTGATCGGCATGGACACACCCCAGCTCAGCGCCGGTCAGGTGGATGCGGCCCTGGCGCCGCTCGGCGCGGCAGACGGCCCCGACGCGGTGTTCGGGCCGGCCGTCGACGGCGGCTGGTGGGTGCTGGGCCTGCGCGACCCCGGCCACGCCGAGCTGCTGCGCACCATTCCCACCTCCACACCGGACACCGGAGGGCGGACCCTGGCCGCGCTGCGCCACCACGGCCTGCGGGTGCACCTGCTGCCCCGGCTACGGGACGTCGACACGGCCGCGGACGCCCGCGCCGTGGCCGCGCTGTGCCCGCCCGGCAGCCGGTTCGCCGCCGCCGTCGCCGCCGAAATGCCGGCGCTTACGGCCGGCTCGCACCCGGCTCACGGACGAGATCTCGCCGCCCACCACCGTGGCGGGTCGGGCCGGCGCCCGATGAACGCCGCCACGATGCCGGCTCGGACGGCGGGTATCCGGTGAACGCCGTCTTCGACGCCGCACTCGCCCGGGCGGCGGCCGGGCGCCCGGCCGGATTCACCGCACGGCACGCGGGCGGTGGGACACACCGGTTCGACCCGGCCGCCTGGTGCCGGGACTCGATCGCCGGAGACGCGGCACTGCTCGAGCGTTGCACCGGCCCCACCCTCGACATCGGCTGCGGTCCCGGCCGGCTCACCAGCGCCCTCAACAGGGCGGGACGACCCGCCCTCGGCATCGACATCAGCGCGACCGCGGTCCGCCTCGCCCGCCGCCGCGGCGCCGTCGCGCTGCACCGCGACGTGTACGACCCGCTGCCGGGCACGGGCCGCTGGCGGCACCTGCTGCTGGCCGACGGCAACATCGGCATCGGCGGCGACCCGTACCGGCTGCTGCACCGCTGCCGCCGCCTGCTCACCCCCGGCGGACAGCTGCACGCGGAACTGTCGCCACCCGGCACGCCGGCCTGGTCCGGCACGGCCATGGTGCGCGAACCGGCCGGGGCCGGCAGCGCCCTGAACTGGGCCTGCGTCCCCGTCGACGAGCTTGCCGTGCTGGCCGCGGCAACCGCGCTGCGCATCCTCGACACCTGGACGGAGCAAGGACGATGGTTCGCCACCCTGACCCAGCGCTGAACTCCTCCCGCACCGTGTTGCGCCGACTCGCCCGATGGTGGCTGGCGCCGCTGCCGGCACCACCGGCGACGCTGCGCCGGGGACCGCTGCGCCCGGGCGCGTTCTCCTCGCCGCTGCGCTCGGCGCGGCTGACGAGCCAGCTCGGTGTCGCGCTGGGCGTGGCGTTCGGCGTGTGCTTCCTCACCGGGCTGCTCAGCCACCTGATCCAGCACCCGCCGGGCTGGTTCGTCTGGCCGGCCCACCCGGTGTGGATCTACCAGCTGACCCAGGGCATCCACGTGGCGACCGGCCTCGCCTCGGTGCCGCTGCTCGGCGTCAAGCTGTGGTCGGTCTATCCGCGCCTGTTCACCTGGCCACCCGTCCGGTCGCTCGCCCACGCGGCCGAGCGCGCGAGTGTCGCCGTGCTCGTCGCCGCCGCGCTGTTCCAGCTGGTCGGGGGCGTGCTGAACATCTCCCGGTGGTACGCGCCGATGCCGTTCTTCTTCACCACCGGGCATTACTGGGTCGGCTGGCTCACCGTCGGCGCGCTGCTGGCGCACATCGGCGTGCAACTGCCGGTCGTCACCAGCGCCCTCGGCAGACCGGCCCCCGATCCGCCGCCGGCCGTGCCGCCGCCGGCCGTGCCGCCGCCGGCCGTGCCGCCGCCGGCCGTGCCGCCGCCGGCCGTGCCGACGCCCGCCCCGAGCCCGGTCGGGCCGAGCCGGCGTGGGCTGCTCACGGCGACCGCCGCCGCGGCCGGGCTGATCACCGTGACGACGGTCGGGCAGACGCTGCGGCCCCTGTCCGGTCTCGCGCTACTCGCCCCGCGACGCCCCGACGCCGGACCACAGAGCCTCCCGGTGAACAAGACGGCCGACGGTGCCGGGGTACGCGCCGCCGCGCTGGATCCGTCGTACCGTCTGCTGGTCGCCGGGCCCGGCGGGCGCCTGAGCCTGGACCTCGCCGCCCTCAACGCCCTCCCGCACCACACCGCGCACCTGCCGATCGC
Protein-coding regions in this window:
- a CDS encoding DUF1996 domain-containing protein, with product MRRRAMRPLLVESRPARLAVAAAVLAATAGLTVTFVSSGGKGTADAATTLDEFVPIQDVAPNVRTPRPSGGASTGRFTVDCGTNRGGKFSPDNPVAQPGIKNGAEHVHDFVGNLAITATSSDPDLAASGTTCRNGDRSSYFWPVVRIDRNVRSDDQVRQALTRTQPEVACPRVRDRLPAVPAGVRTSVERRLADLNKLEAVAGQRMAASRGRIDADLNNQVLGWLRSRRAALINGISASIGSRADGLVSLADCDVSYDGMHAAMPGAWHAASVAAIPVANPQVHCPTVRGRLPGVPAQAVAEVNRGLDELDRQTSAANERLVTAGSQGRDFVENAIIGPLRAKRTAVLDRIATTIGRFGARPKGLESLAGCALNQSPAGPPPTGAPSSAPASSAALPDPQGPNQELPGNTGGIVRPAKVLIEYRGNAVSKVVPMPRFLRELTGDAKPTSRGPANARATWTCSGFADRLADRYPICPPGSQVQRVQDFPGCWDGRNIDSANHRSHVAFADRTTGACPAGFTAIPQLRITISYDIPRDVQLKGQYALDSFPEENHNPLSDHNDFINVNSTRTMQRIAACLNAGRVCR
- a CDS encoding NAD-dependent epimerase/dehydratase family protein codes for the protein MTRILVTGGAGFIGTHVAAALRDAGHQVSIVDCGHPGAHRTPLPDTVAGAPLHRADLRDRAAVAELLAGIDVVVHQAAMVGLGVDLGDLPEYVGCNDLGTAVLLAEMARAGIHRLVLASSMVVYGEGAYECPRHGPVRPAPRTIADLDTGRFEPGCPRCGSALEPGLVDEDAPLEPRSVYAATKVAQEHLTAAWSRQTGGAVVALRYHNVYGPGMPRDTPYSGVAAIFRSALAAGRAPRVFEDGGQRRDFVHVLDVAAANLAAVTATGARGGWHAYNIASGQPATIGEVAAGLARAAGGPAPVVTGEFRLGDVRHVVASPARAEAVLGFRARVGPADGIAEFAHATLRG
- a CDS encoding glycosyltransferase family 2 protein, with the protein product MTDVVLPCRNEAAALPDLLARMPAGYRPIVVDNGSTDGSAAVARAHGAEVISVAQPGYGAAVHAGVLTADPADGVVCVMDADGSFDPAQLPRVADLVRTGVARLGVGRRRPAARAVWPLHARAANAALAWRLRRTSGLPVHDIGPVRAVRRDDLLALRLRDRRFGYPLELLIAAGRAGWPVVEVDVDYHPRAAGTRSKVTGTLRGTLRAVRDMSAVLAR
- a CDS encoding TIGR04282 family arsenosugar biosynthesis glycosyltransferase; protein product: MNTYAPRRPQILVLAKAPVPGRVKTRLCPPCTPAQAAGIAAAALSDTLGAVTASGAGARVLVVDGRYPAPPGWTTLAQRGGPLGDRLANGFADTRALDAPAVLIGMDTPQLSAGQVDAALAPLGAADGPDAVFGPAVDGGWWVLGLRDPGHAELLRTIPTSTPDTGGRTLAALRHHGLRVHLLPRLRDVDTAADARAVAALCPPGSRFAAAVAAEMPALTAGSHPAHGRDLAAHHRGGSGRRPMNAATMPARTAGIR
- a CDS encoding class I SAM-dependent methyltransferase, whose amino-acid sequence is MNAVFDAALARAAAGRPAGFTARHAGGGTHRFDPAAWCRDSIAGDAALLERCTGPTLDIGCGPGRLTSALNRAGRPALGIDISATAVRLARRRGAVALHRDVYDPLPGTGRWRHLLLADGNIGIGGDPYRLLHRCRRLLTPGGQLHAELSPPGTPAWSGTAMVREPAGAGSALNWACVPVDELAVLAAATALRILDTWTEQGRWFATLTQR
- a CDS encoding molybdopterin-dependent oxidoreductase, translating into MVRHPDPALNSSRTVLRRLARWWLAPLPAPPATLRRGPLRPGAFSSPLRSARLTSQLGVALGVAFGVCFLTGLLSHLIQHPPGWFVWPAHPVWIYQLTQGIHVATGLASVPLLGVKLWSVYPRLFTWPPVRSLAHAAERASVAVLVAAALFQLVGGVLNISRWYAPMPFFFTTGHYWVGWLTVGALLAHIGVQLPVVTSALGRPAPDPPPAVPPPAVPPPAVPPPAVPPPAVPTPAPSPVGPSRRGLLTATAAAAGLITVTTVGQTLRPLSGLALLAPRRPDAGPQSLPVNKTADGAGVRAAALDPSYRLLVAGPGGRLSLDLAALNALPHHTAHLPIACVEGWSATGTWTGVRLRDLVALVGADPGRATVLVESLQAAGRYRASTVAPQLTGDPSTLIALRLGGEPLHVDHGYPARLIAPNRPGVLQTKWIGRITVGGPR